Proteins co-encoded in one Xiphophorus couchianus chromosome 3, X_couchianus-1.0, whole genome shotgun sequence genomic window:
- the pianp gene encoding PILR alpha-associated neural protein isoform X1 translates to MERCSISPVARLAALIFLLLAALLSQPSTCSGEEDEKPENSPSAQLSVNSQVTPTPLWAVVWGPTQPLEEDATYHLLSSQETDHLHLQEVSSATPGDWVYLDSSVQPQEKAHLESRNREGEKDGGTEAEEAKPEEVDPQFYVTVTISSLLILTAVIITAKLCYDRSCSQHPPPLSRGVAPPLSLALPRSLASEDSRQTLHSTASSFTDRERIPVVNL, encoded by the exons ATGGAGAGATG CTCCATCTCTCCTGTCGCACGACTCGCTGCCCTCATCTTCCTGCTCCTGGCCGCCCTGCTCTCACAGCCCTCCACCTGTAGCGGCGAAGAGGACGAGAAGCCGGAGAACTCCCCGTCTGCACAGCTGTCCGTCAACTCCCAGGTGACGCCCACCCCGCTGTGGGCGGTGGTGTGGGGGCCCACGCAGCCTCTGGAGGAGGATGCCACCTACCACTTGCTGTCCAGCCAGGAAACCGACCACCTGCACCTGCAGGAGGTCAGCAGCGCCACGCCGGGGGATTGGGTCTACCTCGATTCAAGCGTGCAGCCCCAGGAGAAAGCACACTTGGAGTCCAGGAAcagggagggagagaaggaTGGAGGGACGGAGGCAGAGGAGGCGAAACCCGAGGAAG tggACCCTCAGTTCTACGTCACCGTGACCATCTCCTCGCTGCTCATCCTGACAGCCGTCATCATCACAGCCAAACTCTG TTACGATCGCAGCTGTTCCCAGCATCCGCCCCCGCTTTCCCGTGGCGTGGCCCCCCCTCTGTCCCTCGCGCTCCCCCGTTCCCTTGCTTCGGAGGACAGCAGGCAGACGCTGCACAGCACCGCCTCCTCCTTCACCGACAGGGAGAG GATTCCAGTTGTGAACCTGTGA
- the pianp gene encoding PILR alpha-associated neural protein isoform X2: protein MERCSISPVARLAALIFLLLAALLSQPSTCSGEEDEKPENSPSAQLSVNSQVTPTPLWAVVWGPTQPLEEDATYHLLSSQETDHLHLQEVSSATPGDWVYLDSSVQPQEKAHLESRNREGEKDGGTEAEEAKPEEVDPQFYVTVTISSLLILTAVIITAKLWIPVVNL from the exons ATGGAGAGATG CTCCATCTCTCCTGTCGCACGACTCGCTGCCCTCATCTTCCTGCTCCTGGCCGCCCTGCTCTCACAGCCCTCCACCTGTAGCGGCGAAGAGGACGAGAAGCCGGAGAACTCCCCGTCTGCACAGCTGTCCGTCAACTCCCAGGTGACGCCCACCCCGCTGTGGGCGGTGGTGTGGGGGCCCACGCAGCCTCTGGAGGAGGATGCCACCTACCACTTGCTGTCCAGCCAGGAAACCGACCACCTGCACCTGCAGGAGGTCAGCAGCGCCACGCCGGGGGATTGGGTCTACCTCGATTCAAGCGTGCAGCCCCAGGAGAAAGCACACTTGGAGTCCAGGAAcagggagggagagaaggaTGGAGGGACGGAGGCAGAGGAGGCGAAACCCGAGGAAG tggACCCTCAGTTCTACGTCACCGTGACCATCTCCTCGCTGCTCATCCTGACAGCCGTCATCATCACAGCCAAACTCTG GATTCCAGTTGTGAACCTGTGA
- the cops7a gene encoding COP9 signalosome complex subunit 7a isoform X2, with product MEVEQLLSLSGSALAQAVSSLLETPGLYVFSDILELPNVRELENGPHAPVYQLLNLFAYGTYCDYKERAASLPELTPAQRNKLRHLSIISLASNLKCLPYSLLLQQLELKNVRELEDLLIEAVYCDIIQGKLDQRNQQVEVDCSVGRDLGPNELPNIINTLQEWCTGCEAVLCGIEEQVSRANQYRENQLKVKVQVETEVSNLQKTLKATAASPSSGPAPAGAASNQDADQPAEPRDPASSQEPRQPGKKASKVKGLRGSGKIWSKSN from the exons atggaggtggagcagcttcTGTCTCTGTCAGGCTCGGCGCTGGCCCAGGCTGTCAGCTCTCTGCTGGAGACTCCTGGCCTCTACGTTTTCTCTGACATCCTGGAACTGCCTAATGTTAGAGAG CTGGAGAATGGCCCTCATGCGCCGGTGTATCAGCTGCTGAACCTCTTTGCCTATGGAACCTACTGCGACTACAAAG AGAGAGCGGCGTCTCTTCCAGAGCTGACTCCAGCTCAGAGAAACAAACTCCGTCATCTGTCCATCATCAGCCTGGCTTCCAACCTCAAG TGCCTGCCATAttcgctgctgctgcagcagctcgaGCTGAAGAATGTGCGGGAGCTGGAAGACCTGCTGATCGAGGCCGTCTACTGCGACATCATCCAGGGGAAACTGGACCAGAGGAACCAGCAGGTGGAGGTGGACTGCAGCGTCGGCCGCGATCTCGGCCCCAACGAGCTCCCAAACATAATCAACACACTGCAGGAGTG GTGTACAGGCTGTGAGGCGGTTCTGTGCGGTATCGAGGAGCAGGTCTCGAGGGCGAACCAGTACAGAGAGAACCAGCTAAAGGTTAAAGTCCAAGTGGAAACAGAG GTGTCAAACCTACAAAAGACGTTAAAGGCCACCGCTGCGTCTCCGTCCTCAGGCCCCGCCCCCGCCGGAGCAGCGTCCAATCAGGATGCAGATCAGCCAGCCGAGCCTCGGGACCCCGCCTCCTCTCAGGAACCACGACAGCCGGGCAAGAAGGCTTCAAAGGTCAAAGG GCTGCGTGGGAGCGGAAAGATCTGGTCCAAGTCCAACTGA
- the cops7a gene encoding COP9 signalosome complex subunit 7a isoform X1, giving the protein MEVEQLLSLSGSALAQAVSSLLETPGLYVFSDILELPNVRELENGPHAPVYQLLNLFAYGTYCDYKERAASLPELTPAQRNKLRHLSIISLASNLKCLPYSLLLQQLELKNVRELEDLLIEAVYCDIIQGKLDQRNQQVEVDCSVGRDLGPNELPNIINTLQEWCTGCEAVLCGIEEQVSRANQYRENQLKVKVQVETEVSNLQKTLKATAASPSSGPAPAGAASNQDADQPAEPRDPASSQEPRQPGKKASKVKGHKAQNNNEDQTKH; this is encoded by the exons atggaggtggagcagcttcTGTCTCTGTCAGGCTCGGCGCTGGCCCAGGCTGTCAGCTCTCTGCTGGAGACTCCTGGCCTCTACGTTTTCTCTGACATCCTGGAACTGCCTAATGTTAGAGAG CTGGAGAATGGCCCTCATGCGCCGGTGTATCAGCTGCTGAACCTCTTTGCCTATGGAACCTACTGCGACTACAAAG AGAGAGCGGCGTCTCTTCCAGAGCTGACTCCAGCTCAGAGAAACAAACTCCGTCATCTGTCCATCATCAGCCTGGCTTCCAACCTCAAG TGCCTGCCATAttcgctgctgctgcagcagctcgaGCTGAAGAATGTGCGGGAGCTGGAAGACCTGCTGATCGAGGCCGTCTACTGCGACATCATCCAGGGGAAACTGGACCAGAGGAACCAGCAGGTGGAGGTGGACTGCAGCGTCGGCCGCGATCTCGGCCCCAACGAGCTCCCAAACATAATCAACACACTGCAGGAGTG GTGTACAGGCTGTGAGGCGGTTCTGTGCGGTATCGAGGAGCAGGTCTCGAGGGCGAACCAGTACAGAGAGAACCAGCTAAAGGTTAAAGTCCAAGTGGAAACAGAG GTGTCAAACCTACAAAAGACGTTAAAGGCCACCGCTGCGTCTCCGTCCTCAGGCCCCGCCCCCGCCGGAGCAGCGTCCAATCAGGATGCAGATCAGCCAGCCGAGCCTCGGGACCCCGCCTCCTCTCAGGAACCACGACAGCCGGGCAAGAAGGCTTCAAAGGTCAAAGG GCATAAAGCACAGAACAACAACGAAGATCAAACCAAGCACTAA